CGCCAACGAGCTCGGCCTGTGGCAGGCGACCGACGGAACGCTGAAGGCGCTGATCAATGTCGGCCCGACCAATCCGAAGGAATTTTCGGAAGTCACCTCCACTGCCGAGACCCTGAAGCCGCTGACGCAGGCGACCGGCGGCGCTTCCGTGCGGATCGCAGCTGACGGCAGCGTCGAGCTGCCGCGTATCGTCCCGGTGCGCTCGACCAGTACCTTCGCCGGTGACGGCTGGATGGGCGTGCGGATGCGCGACGCCAGCGTCGTGAAGGGCGTCGGCGTGCTGCCGATCTTCGCCGGTTTGATCGGGCTGCTGCTGCTGCTCGGCGCCTTTGCCGCGACCTGGGTGCGTGAGGGGCGGTGATCTTCTGAGAGATGCGCGTTTCTCCGCCTCTCTCGTTTGCAGGAGAGGCCGACATGCCCCGGGGCGATGCGAAAGCATCGTCCCGCGCGCAGCGGGTGAGGGTTCTTTCCTCTTGGGAATTATCCCGTTGCGGAGACACCCTCTCCCCAGCCCTCCCCCGCAAGCGGAGGAGGGAGCGCACCTCCGTCGTTTGCATCAGCAGTGAAACCTAACCGCGCGCCAGTTGCCCGAACGACACAATGTGCAGGCGCGCGCAGGGCGCCGCTCCTCTCGCCGTTGACATCCATGAACCGATCCTGCGATGTTACAATATAACATCGCAACGCCCCGTCGGCGTCGCGCGATGCGCAGGTGACGTTTTCCAGATGAAGTGGTTCCGGTCGAATATCAGGCACGGTGCCCGGCTCGCATTGTTTGCGATGCTGGTGCAGTTCGCGCTGACCTTCGGCCACAGCCACTGGTTCGCGCAGGCTGCCCCGCTGGCTCAGCCCCAGCTGAGCGATCACGCCAAGACCGTTGCCAGGACCGTTGCCAAGTCCATCGCGTCGCCCGATAGCGCGGCGGTTCAGAAGCAGTCACCGACCAGTCCTCATCGCGAACAGCCTGACAACGACAATTGCGCGATCTGCGCGCTCGTCGCAATGGCCGGCACGGTCATATCAGCGACGCCGCCTCTGCTGCATTTGCCGCAGGCGGTCGAGCTGCTCTACCGCACCACCGATGCCGAATTCATCCATCTGGAATCGGCAAAGCACGCGTTCCAGCCGCGCGCCCCTCCCGCCTCCTGATCTCCCCCGATTGAGCTGCCTTCGGCGTCGGCCGCGCATGCGCGCCGATTCCGCTGGGCTATCGCAGATGATCCGTCGCGTGTCGACGGCGCGTGCTGCCTGCATGTGCTCTGAAGAGCCGCGGCGGCGCGCGAGCGGAAATCAGGACAATGGTGTCTTCAAAAGCAATATTGGCGGGCGCGAGCCTCGCCGCACTCACGCTGTGTCATCCCGCCGCCAGCGCCATGGCGCAAACGACGGCCCCCATGACGACGCTGCCCAGCGTCGAAGTCGATGGGCCCAAGCACGCGCAGGCGCCGCGCCGTCCAAAAGTGCGCGTCGTCCTCGACAGACGACGTTCGCCGTCTCAGGCCCGTCCGCAGACCGAGGCGCCAGCCGCCGCCGAGGGACAAAGCAACCGGCTGGATGCCGCGCGCCAATCGGTGCTTCCACCGGGCGGCG
This genomic interval from Bradyrhizobium guangzhouense contains the following:
- a CDS encoding DUF2946 family protein; protein product: MKWFRSNIRHGARLALFAMLVQFALTFGHSHWFAQAAPLAQPQLSDHAKTVARTVAKSIASPDSAAVQKQSPTSPHREQPDNDNCAICALVAMAGTVISATPPLLHLPQAVELLYRTTDAEFIHLESAKHAFQPRAPPAS